One Papaver somniferum cultivar HN1 chromosome 10, ASM357369v1, whole genome shotgun sequence genomic window carries:
- the LOC113316586 gene encoding putative F-box protein At5g42430 gives MAADAKEEEERRKMPSTLLNSTREMNVKSSASNDNLRKKVKFNSAFNIDIPQDILLQIFCKLPVKSLIRFSCASKLWFYLIIKDQQFNQFYMVESKKKPILIFTFKDCEAKRWYYLEKQHLNTYGHKLLVYGKHKYMNHQYMIGYSNGLIYHFRFVTQVGLRS, from the coding sequence ATGGCGGCGGAcgcgaaggaagaagaagaaaggagaaagaTGCCATCAACGCTACTAAATTCCACAAGGGAGATGAATGTGAAATCTAGTGCTTCTAATGATAATCTTCGGAAGAAGGTGAAGTTTAATAGtgcttttaatattgatattccTCAAGACATACTACtacagatattctgtaaattacCTGTGAAATCTCTAATCAGATTCAGTTGTGCATCTAAGTTATGGTTTTACTTAATCATTAAAGATCAACAATTCAACCAATTTTACATGGTTGAATCCAAAAAGAAGCCAATTCTCATATTTACCTTCAAAGATTGTGAAGCGAAGCGATGGTACTATTTGGAGAAACAACACCTTAATACTTACGGTCACAAGCTGCTTGTTTATGGAAAACACAAATATATGAATCACCAGTATATGATTGGGTATTCTAATGGACTTATTTATCACTTCAGATTTGTAACCCAAGTaggattgagaagttaa